From one Streptomyces spiramyceticus genomic stretch:
- a CDS encoding translation initiation factor 2 — MPPPSPAEKGPLICGNGIPQDLGRSRINDPIAGSGQRAAGSGQRAAGSGQRAAGSGQRAAGSGQRAAGSGQRAAEGREGEASVLFAVRSATALHRLLDVLPVFAGDPRVVRRFTLVPGSDFGVDALAAIERYGARTIPWTEAVARTHQLILASSPKGDLDRLRGGPLVLLPHGAGFNKVLAGDGSDDSASGLDRAYLERDGRLLAGLHALAHPSQVSRLRAECPEAARRAAVVGDPTLDRMLASLPHRDRYRSALGTGGRKLVVFTSTWGPESLLVRRPGLIADVVGELTYDGYQLALVAHPNVHSKRGLLDLQERLAPAVRAGLVLARPYEEWAALLVAADAVVTDHGSTALYAAALDLPILAACDGGDELIAGSPMAELLAHVPWLESPGDVERAISAHRAGSGRALASAAFAAGEQGRAVERLRGELYALLGMEPLSGPPDERALPAPIARATKPAAFAVRVRLSGGDVHVERRPPYGASSSHHLAAEHGRATAQQSQSAAVLFHSQQAGRRIGWTVSGWISATLAQCGGRRTAGVVLSEDRCVVRRGDGPLLSVHIADFRERGRVFRADPAAVLSAVHAWMGEHSGAVGAGFRCLVAGRAYTVRIATASPADAEREI; from the coding sequence ATGCCGCCACCCAGCCCTGCCGAGAAAGGCCCGCTGATCTGCGGAAACGGCATACCTCAAGACCTGGGGCGAAGTAGGATTAACGATCCCATAGCGGGCAGCGGGCAGCGGGCAGCGGGCAGCGGGCAGCGGGCAGCGGGCAGCGGGCAGCGGGCAGCGGGCAGCGGGCAGCGGGCAGCGGGCAGCGGGCAGCGGGCAGCGGGCAGCGGGCAGCGGGCAGCCGAAGGGCGTGAGGGTGAGGCGTCCGTGCTCTTCGCCGTGCGGTCGGCCACCGCGCTGCATCGGTTGCTCGATGTCCTGCCCGTCTTTGCCGGGGACCCCCGCGTGGTACGCCGATTCACGCTCGTGCCCGGGTCTGATTTCGGGGTTGACGCACTCGCCGCCATTGAGCGTTACGGCGCTCGTACCATCCCCTGGACCGAGGCCGTCGCCCGTACGCACCAACTGATCCTCGCCTCCAGCCCCAAAGGCGACCTCGACCGGTTGCGCGGCGGGCCCCTCGTGCTTCTGCCCCACGGGGCCGGGTTCAACAAGGTGCTTGCCGGCGACGGCTCGGACGATTCGGCTTCCGGGCTCGACCGGGCGTACCTGGAGCGGGACGGGCGGCTGCTCGCAGGGCTTCATGCGCTCGCTCACCCAAGTCAGGTCTCCCGGCTCCGCGCCGAGTGCCCCGAAGCCGCCCGTCGTGCGGCTGTCGTCGGTGATCCCACCCTCGACCGGATGCTGGCCTCTCTCCCCCACCGCGACCGCTACCGTTCCGCGCTCGGCACAGGCGGGCGGAAACTGGTGGTGTTCACGTCCACCTGGGGGCCGGAGTCGCTGCTCGTGCGGCGCCCCGGGCTCATTGCCGATGTAGTGGGCGAATTGACTTATGACGGGTACCAGTTGGCGCTTGTCGCGCATCCCAACGTTCACAGCAAGCGTGGTCTTCTCGATCTGCAGGAGCGGCTCGCACCCGCCGTCCGTGCCGGGCTTGTTCTGGCGCGGCCTTACGAGGAGTGGGCAGCGCTGCTCGTAGCCGCGGATGCCGTGGTGACTGATCACGGGTCTACCGCTCTGTACGCCGCCGCCCTCGACCTCCCTATCCTCGCCGCCTGCGACGGGGGCGACGAGCTCATTGCCGGAAGTCCAATGGCCGAGCTGCTCGCGCATGTGCCGTGGCTGGAGTCGCCCGGAGACGTCGAGCGTGCCATCAGCGCTCACCGGGCCGGCTCGGGGCGCGCTCTTGCGTCCGCCGCCTTTGCCGCCGGCGAGCAGGGGCGGGCGGTGGAGCGCCTCAGGGGTGAGCTGTATGCGTTGCTGGGGATGGAGCCTCTTAGTGGCCCGCCCGACGAGCGGGCGTTGCCCGCCCCTATCGCGCGAGCTACGAAGCCTGCTGCCTTCGCCGTACGAGTCCGTCTCAGCGGCGGCGACGTACACGTGGAGCGGCGGCCGCCGTACGGTGCAAGCAGCTCTCACCACCTCGCCGCCGAGCACGGCCGTGCCACCGCCCAGCAGTCGCAGAGCGCCGCTGTCCTCTTCCACTCTCAGCAAGCTGGACGGCGTATCGGGTGGACCGTTAGCGGGTGGATTTCCGCGACGCTCGCCCAGTGCGGAGGGCGACGAACCGCCGGTGTCGTGCTCAGCGAGGACCGGTGTGTGGTCCGGAGGGGCGACGGGCCCCTCCTGTCGGTACACATCGCAGACTTCCGCGAGCGCGGGCGCGTATTCCGTGCCGATCCCGCCGCTGTCCTCTCCGCCGTTCATGCGTGGATGGGCGAGCACTCCGGCGCCGTAGGAGCTGGATTTCGTTGTCTCGTCGCCGGTCGCGCTTACACCGTACGGATCGCCACGGCGAGCCCCGCCGATGCCGAACGCGAGATCTAG